One Ostrea edulis chromosome 6, xbOstEdul1.1, whole genome shotgun sequence genomic window, CTCCAAAAGTGTTACCAGAAACTTGAAGAAATGGAAAAAGCACTGACACAAATGAATGAACTTGAAGAAAAAATTCAGGGATATcagaaaaaatacaaaattcaagAACAGAAACTTGAAGCCCAGGCAGAAGAAAATGAAGCACAGAGCGTAAAAATTTCAGAACAAAGTGCAGTTATCACAGGTATGTATGTTCCCTATTGTGGCTTTCAGTTCCGTTTATATCCGAATATTAACATTTCCAATGTCGTCTTTAATAATTGAAATGATACcaatttcctcatgaacgtAAAAGAAGTACGTATGAATCTGTATAAATATAGCACGACTGTTTTAACAGCTGGGagtattccgacaaaaacgaaagtaaaatgtaaatataaaaactaaaaACAGTGGCGTAGCCTGAGTTAATTAATGTGTACGCCTATTGTACGGCGAGGGGTCTCGGGGCCGCTCAAGGCCCCCAGCGGGTCCAGGGCAGGGCCCTGGTAGGGGGTCCGGGGGAGACTAATGTACCACAGATACTGCAGACACTTATTTTTCACCTATGTTTGTAGCATttaatagttgttttttttttttatgtgtacgCCCGGACGTTTTGACGTAAACGTAGCTACGCGCCTGAAAAATCCTTGcgggtatgaacagcaacgcttcTCGCCAGTATACTTTTCAGGAAGCGTGAATGCGCTTCATGTATTATGCTGTCGTATAAGACGTCACAATTCATgtcctcgtgtattttcaatatcaaatttcaTCAACGCAAAtccctgtacatgtatttgatatgcAAATATAAAGATGAAGAACAAATTTAGTCGATGGGTGACTGTCATCaatactgggggggggggggggggacctgtATTACTATCAAGGAAGGTCGtgattattttattatacccTCGCAATCCAAGGCGAGAGGAGATATAGTAACGGGACCgttcgtgtgtgtgtgtgtgtgttgtgtgtgtgtgtgtgtgtgtaacactgagcttgcaAGTTGTAGACACTCTTCAGGCCACATGTTTTGCACGATGGAATCGATGCTTTGTTATTAAATGACGAAGAACCCTATGATATTGtccagaggtcaaggtcactgtaggacttcatagaaaaagcttgtagacactttaCAAAATcatgatttgatacttcacatgcaGCTTTGTTATCAAAAGAGAAAGAACTCTATTTATTTTAGGGTCAAAGTTCAGGGTCACTACAGGACTTgtagaaaaagcttgtagacaatTTAGAGGTCGCATTTTTCGctcgattgatttgatactttaCATATAGCTTTGATGTCAAaagaggaagaaccctattgattttgaggtcataagGTCATGGTTACTACTGGATTGTATAGCAAAGTTGCAGAAAATTATTGCGATGGGATATGCCCCGCCTTGCGGAGCTCTTGTTAGTTACTACCCATATCGTCAAGGAGTGTAGGCCTACATGTGATATGAAAATAAGagaacattattaaaaagtaAAATACACTACAATTTTAGTAACAGAACAATTTTCTTCTTTTAAGGTCTACAGACCCCCATTTGCACCAAATTGTTTGGAATAGATAGCCGCGATCAGACGGAGATGGACACGTGTTTTTACTGCATCGTCATACTTAACCAAATAGACTGTGACAAGGATTCCAAATGCGAATTCAATGACGGGATCTGTAGACCAATGATGGGCGCCGGAAAATAGATCATATCATAAATAATGGGCTCCGGAAAATATAACATAGACAATGAGCtccataaaatatatcataatataaaTAATGGGCCCCAGAAAATAGGGCATAACAAATAATGGGCTCCGGGAAATTGATCATTACATCAATAATGGGCTCCggaaaatatatcatttcatacaTAATGGGCTCCGAAAAATAGACCATAACATGAATAATGGGCCCAAGAAAATAGATCATAATATAAATAATGGGCACCGGAAATTAGGCCATTACATAATTAGAGAATATCTTTCTCCCTCTCTCAAGACTCTCATATGTTTAGTTTAAAAACGTCTTCACAAAATGTTGTTTATTCAGTGGGAAAATATCTTTCCAAGTGATGTCCTATTCTCCAACAGTTAGAATCATTCCTAATCATGGATACGACTCGATGGTATTCTCTGTAGAACAAAAGGCGTGCGCAACTGTAGATTATTCATGGGTCAAAGGTTAAGTTGATTATAAgttaactaatgaaataatAGGTTAAATTAATCCTaagttttcaaaagaataaattcatctttaaaaaatgcatcaaataaatatctgctaGAATTACAGACTTGTTTTCAATGCTTTTCCCGTTTGCATTTGAAACTT contains:
- the LOC130047006 gene encoding uncharacterized protein LOC130047006, producing MEKALTQMNELEEKIQGYQKKYKIQEQKLEAQAEENEAQSVKISEQSAVITGLQTPICTKLFGIDSRDQTEMDTCFYCIVILNQIDCDKDSKCEFNDGICRPMMGAGK